Proteins co-encoded in one Oreochromis aureus strain Israel breed Guangdong linkage group 3, ZZ_aureus, whole genome shotgun sequence genomic window:
- the LOC116314334 gene encoding copper chaperone for superoxide dismutase, with translation MAAPISKHCISVSRKVGSFLFNSVFIAQAAHCSNNMDSQRPSKLEFAVQMTCESCGEKVRAALEGKPGVNSVSIDVGKEQVLVESALTSAEVQALIESTGRRAVLKGIGGSEQDLGAAVAMLAGAGSIQGVVRFLQLSEERCLIDGTIDGLEPGPHGLHVHTLGDLTLDCLSCGEHYNPFGRQHGSPEDSDRHVGDLGNIIAGPDGRASFRLEDGQLKVWDVIGRSLVVDAGEDDLGRGGHPLSKQTGNSGERLACGIIARSAGLFQNPKQICACDGVTLWEERDRPIAGKGRSKNNPETPAAHL, from the exons ATGGCGGCGCCCATTAGCAAACATTGTATTTCCGTTTCTCGAAAAGTGGGAAGTTTTCTGTTTAATTCAGTGTTTATTGCCCAGGCGGCGCACTGTTCTAACAACATGGACTCTCAGAGGCCCAGTAAG CTGGAGTTTGCGGTGCAGATGACATGTGAAAGCTGCGGGGAGAAAGTCAGAGCAGCTCTGGAGGGCAAACCAG GCGTGAACTCGGTCAGTATCGATGTCGGTAAGGAGCAGGTGCTGGTGGAATCTGCTCTGACCAGTGCAGAAGTGCAGGCCCTGATAGAGAGCACAGGACGGAGGGCCGTGCTGAAGGGCATCGGAGGATCAGAGCAAG ATCTGGGTGCAGCGGTGGCCATGTTAGCCGGTGCCGGATCGATTCAGGGGGTGGTGCGTTTCCTGCAGCTGTCTGAGGAACGCTGCCTGATTGACGGGACCATTGACGGGTTGGAGCCCGGACCCCACGGCCTCCACGTTCACACGCTGGGGGACCTCACACTGGACTGCCTCAG TTGTGGAGAGCACTATAACCCCTTTGGGAGACAACACGGCAGTCCAGAGGACTCCGACAGG CATGTCGGCGATCTGGGAAATATCATCGCTGGACCAGACGGGAGAGCCTCATTTAGACTGGAGGACGGTCAGCTTAAG GTGTGGGATGTGATTGGTCGATCACTGGTTGTGGATGCAGGGGAGGACGACCTGGGTCGAGGAGGTCACCCTCTCTCCAAACAGACTGGGAACTCTGGAGAAAG GCTGGCCTGTGGGATCATCGCCCGATCGGCGGGACTTTTCCAAAATCCCAAACAGATTTGTGCCTGCGACGGCGTCACGCTGTGGGAGGAGAGAGACCGGCCAATAGCCGGGAAAGGTCGGAGCAAGAACAACCCGGAGACACCGGCGGCACACCTGTGA
- the rbm14b gene encoding RNA-binding protein 14b, with protein sequence MDKSHTVKLFVGNLALDTTQEELSAIFEPYGQVVSCSVLRQFAFVHLQGEGAAERAIRELNGREFRGRNLVVEESRGRPLHSTKVFVGNLSGMCTTEDLQQLFQTFGKVLECDKVKGYAFVHMENKEDALQAIEALHGTSFKGRPLSVELSKVQPSKQAPTGKIPCVNCGKQGHYAGECPVGKPSLEQYQSQAAVLAAAAAAAAGLPLQVQQSVHNSVYNTSTFDPTYAALTGITTGTRTDGNPVNPAVYGALASQVYGANVANQLYGTVANQAALTSGATQVYSSMTPNIYGQMAASPAAAAAAAAAAAAYTTPVYTPTMANHPVYLAAAPGIEMPTAAAAVNTAYSVAPTIYSAAAPAYAQLSAMGAADPTTAIFEAARQAHYFAQGQQVVAEQQTAAAATAAAVAKSGERDRSPLRRSAPLLPDPVMKPFMYQRAKPRRPLLPTPAGRAAEEAVEAAEDPMARYYAEYYQQLQQYPQFQYAYPSPSTVTAIPGMPGMQAMQAVQAVQAVPTMQAQPVATLDALRPVVPAAAAVAAAMAAPRVYEPPLPPPTRKEAILRRPELSLHTPEPPFR encoded by the exons ATGGACAAGAGCCACACAGTGAAGCTCTTCGTGGGTAACCTGGCATTGGACACCACGCAGGAAGAGCTGTCGGCCATCTTCGAACCCTACGGTCAGGTGGTCAGCTGCAGTGTGCTGCGGCAATTCGCCTTTGTGCATCTGCAGGGGGAGGGTGCTGCGGAGCGGGCCATCCGGGAGCTCAATGGACGGGAGTTTCGCGGTCGGAATTTGGTGGTGGAGGAATCGAGGGGGAGGCCGCTGCACTCCACCAAGGTGTTTGTGGGTAATCTGAGTGGCATGTGCACCACAGAAGACCTCCAGCAGCTGTTCCAGACGTTTGGGAAAGTCCTCGAATGTGACAAAGTCAAAG GCTATGCTTTTGTTCACATGGAAAACAAGGAAGATGCACTACAGGCCATCGAAGCCCTGCACGGCACCTCCTTCAAGGGCCGGCCCCTGTCCGTAGAGCTCTCCAAGGTCCAGCCCAGCAAGCAGGCGCCGACGGGGAAGATCCCGTGTGTAAACTGTGGGAAGCAGGGCCACTATGCTGGAGAATGCCCTGTGGGGAAACCTTCTCTGGAGCAGTACCAGAGTCAGGCAGCGGTCTTGGCTGCTGCCGCCGCTGCAGCCGCTGGCCTACCGCTGCAGGTCCAACAAAGCGTGCACAATTCAGTCTACAACACCTCCACCTTTGATCCCACTTATGCTGCTCTCACGGGGATTACCACCGGGACACGCACAGATGGGAACCCGGTAAATCCAGCTGTTTATGGTGCCCTTGCCAGCCAGGTGTACGGTGCCAACGTTGCCAATCAGCTTTACGGAACAGTGGCCAATCAGGCTGCTCTCACATCAGGGGCCACGCAGGTATACAGCTCCATGACACCTAATATTTACGGTCAGAtggctgcatctccagcagccgccgccgctgctgctgccgctgccgCTGCCTACACGACTCCGGTTTACACCCCGACGATGGCCAACCACCCTGTCTATCTGGCCGCGGCTCCTGGGATAGAAATGCCAACAGCGGCGGCCGCCGTTAATACTGCCTACTCTGTAGCGCCTACGATTTACAGCGCCGCCGCACCAGCCTACGCTCAGTTAAGCGCCATGGGAGCAGCGGACCCGACTACGGCTATCTTTGAGGCTGCCAGGCAGGCGCATTACTTCGCCCAGGGCCAGCAGGTTGTGGCTGAGCAGCAGACGGCAGCTGCCgccacagcagcagctgtggcaAAGTCCGGAGAGAGGGATCGTAGTCCACTGCGGAGGTCGGCACCTCTGCTTCCGGACCCCGTGATGAAGCCATTTATGTACCAGAGGGCCAAGCCACGCCGACCCCTGCTCCCCACGCCAGCTGGTCGAGCAGCTGAAGAGGCAGTGGAAGCCGCAGAGGACCCCATGGCCAG GTACTACGCGGAGTACTACCAGCAGCTACAGCAGTACCCACAGTTCCAGTATGCCTACCCATCACCGAGCACAGTGACCGCCATCCCTGGCATGCCGGGAATGCAGGCCATGCAAGCGGTCCAAGCAGTTCAGGCTGTCCCCACGATGCAAGCCCAGCCCGTCGCCACGCTGGACGCACTCAGGCCAGTGGTCCCCGCCGCTGCGGCAGTGGCAGCCGCCATGGCTGCGCCCAGGGTGTATGAGCCGCCGTTGCCGCCGCCCACGCGCAAGGAGGCCATCCTCCGCCGCCCCGAACTCTCCCTTCACACGCCTGAGCCCCCCTTCCGATAG